One window from the genome of Streptomyces sp. NBC_00287 encodes:
- the galT gene encoding galactose-1-phosphate uridylyltransferase: MKKTSTRLADGRELIYYDLRDDRVRDAVDRRPLERTVTTSEVRRDPLLGDSVAIASHRQGRTYHPPADECPLCPSQGERLSEIPDSSYDVVVFENRFPSLAGDSGRCEVVCFTSDHNASFADLTEEQARLVLDAWTDRTSELSHLPSVEQVFCFENRGAEIGVTLGHPHGQIYAYPFTTPRTALMLRQAAQHKEATGGGNLFDAVLERELADERVVLASEHWVAFVPYAAHWPYEVHLYPRRRVPDLLGLDEDARSEFPQVYLELLKRFDRIFGEGDSPTPYIAAWHQAPFGALEEFDGVVRDDFALHLELFTIRRTSGKLKFLAGSESGMSVFINDVPPERAAERLREVASS; encoded by the coding sequence GTGAAGAAGACCTCGACCCGACTGGCCGACGGTCGCGAGCTGATCTACTACGACCTGCGCGACGACCGCGTGCGGGACGCCGTGGACCGGCGGCCGTTGGAGCGCACCGTCACGACGTCCGAGGTCAGGCGGGATCCGCTGCTCGGCGACTCGGTCGCCATCGCCTCGCACCGGCAGGGGCGGACCTATCACCCGCCGGCCGACGAGTGCCCGCTGTGCCCCTCGCAGGGCGAGCGGCTGAGCGAGATCCCGGACTCGTCGTACGACGTCGTGGTCTTCGAGAACCGTTTCCCCTCGCTCGCCGGTGACTCCGGCCGCTGTGAGGTGGTCTGCTTCACCTCCGATCACAACGCCTCCTTCGCGGACCTCACCGAGGAGCAGGCACGGCTGGTGCTGGACGCCTGGACCGACCGGACCTCCGAGCTGTCCCATCTGCCCTCCGTGGAGCAGGTGTTCTGCTTCGAGAACCGCGGCGCCGAGATCGGCGTGACCCTCGGGCATCCGCACGGGCAGATCTACGCGTACCCCTTCACCACCCCGCGCACCGCGCTGATGCTGCGCCAGGCCGCCCAGCACAAGGAGGCCACCGGCGGCGGCAACCTCTTCGACGCCGTCCTGGAGCGTGAACTCGCCGACGAGCGGGTCGTCCTCGCGAGTGAACACTGGGTCGCGTTCGTGCCCTACGCCGCGCACTGGCCGTACGAGGTCCACCTGTACCCGCGCCGCCGGGTGCCGGATCTGCTGGGCCTGGACGAGGACGCGCGCTCAGAATTTCCCCAGGTTTATCTGGAACTCTTGAAGCGCTTCGACCGGATCTTCGGTGAGGGAGACTCTCCGACGCCGTACATCGCCGCCTGGCATCAGGCGCCGTTCGGCGCGCTGGAGGAGTTCGACGGCGTGGTCCGCGACGACTTCGCGCTTCACCTCGAGCTTTTCACCATCCGCCGCACCTCCGGCAAGCTGAAGTTTCTCGCGGGTTCCGAGTCCGGCATGAGCGTGTTCATCAACGACGTGCCGCCGGAGCGCGCGGCCGAGCGACTGCGAGAGGTAGCGAGTTCATGA
- a CDS encoding sodium:solute symporter family protein: protein MQTPAKAAYLAQELRLPTNWLDYTILGIYFVVVLGIGFAARRSVKTSLDFFLSGRSLPAWITGLAFISANLAATEILGMAANSAQYGVYTVHWYWIGAIPAMVFLGLVMMPFYYGSKVRSVPEMLLLRFDKWAHLLSSALFAFAAILISGVNLYALAIVVEALLGWPQWVAIVVAGAFVLAYITLGGLSSAIYNEVLQFFVILAALIPIVVLGLKKVGGWDGLTDSLTKTHGADFTTAWGGTGIGSDNPLGANWLTIVLGLGFVLSFGYWTTNFAEVQRALSAKNLSAAQRTPLIAAFPKIFIVFLVMIPGLTAAALIPGFGTEESGYQYNDAIPYLMEQLLPNGVLGIAVTGLLAAFMAGMAANVSSFNTVFTNDIWARYVVKGREDGYYVGFGRLITVIGVCASVGTAFLASSFSNIMSYLQTLFSFFNVPMFVVFIVGMFWKRASVVSGFWGLLAGTVAAMLNYFWIYKQGIVDIPSDQGANFVSAIVGFVAGAVVMVAVSIFTKPKPMAELQGLVYGTRSPGMSEPPAEGDDAWYRSPALLGWGAIILAAACYIPFSF, encoded by the coding sequence ATGCAAACCCCAGCAAAAGCCGCATATCTAGCCCAAGAACTACGGCTCCCCACCAACTGGCTCGACTACACGATCCTCGGCATCTACTTCGTCGTCGTCCTGGGCATCGGCTTCGCGGCCCGCCGCTCGGTGAAGACGAGCCTCGACTTCTTCCTCTCGGGGCGCTCCCTGCCCGCCTGGATCACCGGTCTCGCGTTCATCTCCGCCAACCTCGCCGCCACCGAGATCCTCGGCATGGCCGCCAACAGCGCGCAGTACGGCGTCTACACCGTGCACTGGTACTGGATCGGCGCCATCCCGGCGATGGTGTTCCTGGGCCTGGTGATGATGCCCTTCTACTACGGCAGCAAGGTCCGCTCGGTCCCCGAGATGCTGCTGCTGCGCTTCGACAAGTGGGCGCATCTGCTGAGTTCTGCGCTGTTCGCCTTCGCCGCCATCCTGATCTCCGGGGTGAACCTGTACGCCCTGGCGATCGTGGTCGAGGCGCTGCTGGGCTGGCCGCAGTGGGTGGCGATCGTGGTCGCGGGCGCCTTCGTGCTGGCGTACATCACGCTGGGCGGTCTCTCCTCGGCGATCTACAACGAGGTGCTCCAGTTCTTCGTGATCCTCGCGGCCCTCATCCCGATCGTCGTGCTCGGTCTGAAGAAGGTCGGCGGCTGGGACGGTCTGACGGACTCGCTCACAAAGACACACGGCGCCGACTTCACGACGGCGTGGGGCGGCACGGGCATCGGCAGCGACAACCCGCTGGGCGCCAACTGGCTGACGATCGTGCTGGGTCTGGGCTTCGTGCTGAGCTTCGGCTACTGGACGACGAACTTCGCGGAGGTCCAAAGGGCCCTGTCGGCGAAGAACCTCTCAGCGGCCCAGCGCACCCCTCTGATCGCCGCGTTCCCGAAGATCTTCATCGTCTTCCTGGTGATGATCCCGGGACTGACGGCCGCGGCCCTGATCCCCGGCTTCGGCACCGAGGAGTCGGGCTACCAGTACAACGACGCGATCCCGTACCTGATGGAACAGCTGCTGCCCAACGGCGTGTTGGGCATCGCGGTGACCGGCCTGCTGGCGGCCTTCATGGCGGGCATGGCGGCGAACGTCTCGTCCTTCAACACGGTGTTCACCAACGACATCTGGGCGCGGTACGTGGTGAAGGGCCGGGAGGACGGCTACTACGTCGGATTCGGCCGCCTGATCACGGTGATCGGAGTCTGCGCGTCGGTGGGCACGGCCTTCCTGGCCTCCTCCTTCTCGAACATCATGAGCTACCTGCAGACGCTGTTCTCCTTCTTCAACGTGCCGATGTTCGTCGTCTTCATCGTCGGCATGTTCTGGAAGCGGGCGTCGGTGGTGTCCGGCTTCTGGGGCCTGCTGGCGGGCACGGTCGCCGCGATGCTCAATTACTTCTGGATCTACAAGCAGGGCATCGTCGACATCCCCTCCGACCAGGGCGCGAACTTCGTCTCGGCGATCGTGGGCTTTGTGGCGGGCGCGGTGGTCATGGTGGCGGTATCGATCTTCACCAAGCCGAAGCCGATGGCGGAACTCCAGGGCCTGGTCTACGGCACCCGCTCCCCCGGCATGTCCGAGCCGCCCGCGGAGGGCGACGACGCCTGGTACCGCAGCCCCGCCCTGCTGGGCTGGGGAGCGATCATCCTGGCCGCCGCCTGCTACATCCCGTTCTCGTTCTGA
- a CDS encoding helix-turn-helix transcriptional regulator: protein MGVRLMVVDDHRLLAEALASALKLRGHRVLAAAAPAAGAAELVITRAPEVCLLGTATPAEPGMFDPVVKIKRERPQVAVLVLGPVPSPRGIAAAFAAGASGYVRHDERIEGVERAIMKARAGEAAVAPQLLQGAFSELLNPAAQPDDEGQRLLQMLTPREVEVLVRVADGEDTRLIAAGMGIAPSTARTHVQRVLMKLGVGSRLEAAALAARTGLLDRAGPVSPPPEA, encoded by the coding sequence ATGGGAGTTCGGCTCATGGTGGTCGACGACCACCGATTGCTCGCCGAGGCGTTGGCCTCGGCCTTGAAGCTGCGGGGGCACCGGGTGCTCGCCGCGGCGGCACCGGCCGCGGGGGCGGCGGAGCTGGTGATCACGAGGGCACCGGAGGTGTGCCTGCTGGGGACGGCGACCCCGGCCGAACCGGGGATGTTCGACCCGGTGGTGAAGATCAAGCGGGAGCGGCCGCAGGTGGCCGTGCTGGTGCTGGGTCCGGTGCCCAGCCCACGAGGGATCGCGGCGGCGTTCGCGGCGGGGGCCTCGGGCTATGTCCGGCACGACGAGCGCATCGAGGGAGTGGAGCGGGCGATCATGAAGGCGAGGGCGGGTGAGGCGGCGGTGGCCCCGCAGCTGCTCCAGGGAGCCTTCAGCGAGTTGCTGAACCCGGCGGCCCAGCCGGACGACGAGGGCCAGCGCCTGCTCCAGATGCTCACCCCGAGAGAGGTGGAGGTCCTGGTCCGCGTCGCCGACGGCGAGGACACCCGCCTGATCGCGGCGGGCATGGGCATCGCCCCGTCGACGGCCCGGACCCACGTCCAGCGGGTCCTGATGAAGCTGGGGGTGGGCTCACGGCTGGAGGCGGCGGCCCTGGCGGCGCGTACGGGGCTGCTGGACCGGGCGGGACCGGTGTCGCCACCACCGGAGGCGTGA
- a CDS encoding outer membrane protein assembly factor BamB family protein has product MTQPPPPNQPPPGGGFGPPQDQPPQQPGFGAPQQPAQQPGFGAPQAPQAPQQPPQPPQAPSQPPAPPQGYGYPQQPAAYGYPQAPQAPQQPQGYGYPGQPPTPPYGQQPGYGYPGGPTMPMQPQAGSPSGGRKINAQLAIIVAAVVAIALIVGGGVWYASSSGEEGGKDDTASSSGGTGGGGDKGGDTGGTGGTSSTKATEKVPADPNSEVLFQVPAPEVKDDRTIPTVGSWITDKVYAKAGVAEIVGYDLDKGTELWTIKLPGPVCQSSNHATEDNKTAITFQPKMPTKATPSYGCSQVAGIDLAAGEKLWTKTVDVGGEPIPFDNVTVSASTVAVGGTSGGAAFDIATGDQLWAPKATDTCYDAGYAGGPKLVAVRKCGQYGERQLHIQTIDPKSGKVISEYKMGEGIEYASVVSTEPLVVAADVGDSAGDGSGISDFFAIDNKTGKLRTRISAPGEQYNATCDGISKVEECRLLAVGNDKLYLPTEKHEGTGEYSDTNEIVAFDLATGKQTGQRADAGDDYELVPLRMDGPNLIAYKRGPYDKGGQIVSIDGGSFKETKLMENPATESVMDVERSMLPDYAEILYSQGRLFMSDVFASELASSGEEEYLVIAFGAK; this is encoded by the coding sequence ATGACCCAGCCCCCGCCGCCCAACCAGCCCCCGCCCGGGGGAGGTTTCGGCCCGCCCCAGGACCAGCCCCCGCAGCAGCCCGGCTTCGGCGCGCCCCAACAGCCCGCCCAGCAGCCCGGCTTCGGCGCACCCCAAGCACCCCAAGCACCGCAGCAGCCCCCGCAGCCCCCACAGGCCCCGTCCCAGCCCCCGGCGCCCCCGCAGGGTTACGGCTATCCGCAGCAGCCGGCCGCCTACGGCTACCCCCAGGCCCCGCAGGCGCCCCAGCAGCCGCAGGGCTACGGCTATCCGGGCCAGCCCCCCACCCCGCCGTACGGCCAGCAGCCCGGCTACGGCTACCCCGGCGGCCCGACCATGCCGATGCAGCCCCAGGCGGGCAGCCCGTCCGGCGGACGGAAGATCAACGCGCAACTGGCCATCATCGTGGCCGCGGTCGTGGCCATCGCCCTGATCGTCGGCGGCGGCGTCTGGTATGCCTCGTCCTCCGGTGAAGAGGGCGGCAAGGACGACACCGCGAGCTCCAGCGGCGGCACCGGCGGTGGCGGCGACAAGGGCGGCGACACCGGCGGCACGGGCGGCACCTCGTCCACCAAGGCGACGGAGAAGGTGCCCGCCGACCCCAACTCCGAGGTCCTCTTCCAGGTCCCGGCCCCCGAGGTCAAGGACGACAGGACGATCCCCACGGTCGGCTCCTGGATCACCGACAAGGTGTACGCCAAGGCCGGCGTCGCCGAGATCGTCGGCTACGACCTCGACAAGGGCACCGAGCTGTGGACCATCAAGCTCCCCGGCCCGGTCTGCCAGAGCAGCAACCACGCCACCGAGGACAACAAGACGGCGATCACCTTCCAGCCGAAGATGCCCACCAAGGCGACGCCCTCCTACGGCTGCAGCCAGGTCGCGGGGATCGACCTCGCGGCGGGCGAGAAGCTGTGGACCAAGACCGTCGACGTCGGCGGTGAGCCGATCCCCTTCGACAACGTCACCGTCAGCGCGAGCACCGTCGCCGTCGGCGGCACCAGCGGCGGCGCCGCGTTCGACATCGCCACCGGCGACCAGCTGTGGGCCCCGAAGGCGACCGACACCTGCTACGACGCCGGATACGCGGGCGGCCCCAAGCTGGTGGCGGTGCGCAAGTGCGGTCAGTACGGCGAGCGTCAGCTGCACATCCAGACCATCGACCCGAAGTCCGGGAAGGTGATCTCCGAGTACAAGATGGGCGAGGGCATCGAGTACGCGAGCGTGGTGTCCACCGAGCCGCTGGTCGTGGCCGCCGATGTCGGTGACTCCGCCGGTGACGGAAGCGGTATCTCGGACTTCTTCGCCATCGACAACAAGACCGGCAAGCTGCGCACCCGGATTTCCGCGCCGGGCGAGCAGTACAACGCCACCTGCGACGGCATCTCCAAGGTCGAGGAGTGCCGGCTGCTCGCGGTGGGCAACGACAAGCTCTATCTGCCGACCGAGAAGCACGAGGGCACCGGCGAGTACAGCGACACCAACGAGATCGTCGCCTTCGACCTGGCCACCGGCAAGCAGACCGGCCAGCGCGCCGACGCCGGTGACGACTACGAGCTCGTCCCGCTGCGCATGGACGGCCCGAACCTGATCGCGTACAAGCGCGGGCCGTACGACAAGGGCGGCCAGATCGTGTCCATCGACGGCGGCTCCTTCAAGGAGACCAAGCTGATGGAGAACCCGGCCACGGAGTCGGTGATGGACGTGGAGCGGAGCATGCTGCCCGACTACGCGGAGATCCTGTACAGCCAGGGCCGCCTGTTCATGTCGGACGTCTTCGCCAGCGAGCTCGCCAGCAGCGGCGAGGAGGAGTATCTGGTGATCGCGTTCGGCGCGAAGTGA